The DNA window GGCAATGCCCGCAAGGGAAAATACCTTTTTCGTAAAAACTGCCGGACCTGCCACATCGACGGCGGATCCGCCAAGCCCCTCAGTCCCATCGACAAGACCCAGGCAAAGTGGGACGAGGTATTTAAAAACATTGAAAAGCTGCCCTGCAAGGACAAGTGGAGCGCCCTGTCGGAAAAGGATATTCAGGATATGTATGCGCAGCTCTGGGGTCATGCCTTTGACTCTCCCTCACCGGAAAAATGCGAGTAATTTGGAGTATTGAAAATGCCAGTAAAAACCAAAGGTGCGCTAACCCGTCGCAGGTTCATGCAGCTTACCGGCGCGGCTGCTGCCGGGGCGGCTGTCGGCGGCCAATCCCGGATCTTGCATGCGCTGGTATCCAAAACAGCAGGAGATTCCAAAGCGCGCATTGAAAGGAAATTCTCCATCTGCGACATGTGCTTAAACAAGTGCGGTCTGATTGCCCGGGTGGACCCATACGGTGTGGTCAAAAAACTGGACCCCAATCCGAAGTTCTTAAAATCCCGGGGCATGCTGTGTGCCCGGGGC is part of the Desulfobacterales bacterium genome and encodes:
- a CDS encoding cytochrome c yields the protein MIRRLGSALILLVFLIGAVGLALAAGDGNARKGKYLFRKNCRTCHIDGGSAKPLSPIDKTQAKWDEVFKNIEKLPCKDKWSALSEKDIQDMYAQLWGHAFDSPSPEKCE